From one Trachemys scripta elegans isolate TJP31775 chromosome 14, CAS_Tse_1.0, whole genome shotgun sequence genomic stretch:
- the LOC117887825 gene encoding protein CD300H-like: protein MRIFSVLLWILFPGCCAVTGPGAVRGPPGGSVAVRCGYPMGYEDYPKFWCRTGGWFCFNGLRIVETNGSEAEVMGDRVSIRDNHTQRVFTVTLENLTRADAGTYHCGVVRTALPNLRDAVEVTVSPAVPSPSPTARTPHATKQPDSPPPTKAESSFSPTAHTTPARFQPSIICFLLLMLLKVLLFLCIVCAVIWVSARYRRSHREMVPDRQAQELPLC, encoded by the exons ATGAGGATTTTCTCTGTTTTGCTTTGGATTCTTTTCCCAG GCTGCTGTGCGGTGACGGGCCCCGGGGCAGTGCGCGGCCCCCCGGGCGGGTCGGTGGCTGTGCGGTGCGGGTACCCGATGGGCTATGAGGATTATCCGAAGTTCTGGTGCCGGACAGGAGGTTGGTTCTGTTTCAACGGGCTTCGCATCGTTGAGACCAATGGGTCGGAGGCGGAGGTGATGGGGGACAGAGTCTCCATCCGAGACAATCACACCCAGCGCGTGTTCACTGTGACCCTGGAGAACCTGACAAGGGCAGACGCCGGCACGTACCACTGCGGGGTAGTGAGAACTGCGCTTCCTAATCTCAGGGACGCTGTGGAAGTCACCGTCTCCCCAG CTGTTCCTTCCCCAAGCCCGACTGCAAGGACACCACATGCAACAAAGCAGCCAGATTCGCCTCCTCCAACAAAGGCTGAATCCAGTTTCTCCCCTACGGCACACACCACTCCTGCACG ATTCCAACCTAGCATCATCTGTTTCCTGCTCCTGATGTTATTGAAGGTTCTCCTCTTCCTGTGCATAGTCTGTGCTGTGATCTGGGTGAGCGCACGCTACAGGAGGAGCCACAGGGAGATGGTGCCAGACAGACAAG